One region of Myxococcales bacterium genomic DNA includes:
- a CDS encoding tyrosine-type recombinase/integrase, with the protein MTSGSRSSADTGLRVARSAIGHTLVDDNGTIAEANEFLSALQVRGLSPRTVRAYAFDLLLLYRWMRAGGRALQQLEAQDLLGFIAAQREAGAEPRSINRRLTTTRLLFRFWMNRELGVGPRVSLPAAHYKGPGRDHDLGLHRLRRRGVLKLRVTEPRKLVEPLTPEQVRAFLRSLTRYRDLAIAHFMLLCGLRSHEVLGLELGDVIFGDNRVRVRGKGERDRALPLPQVLARTLRQYLELERPRQCNKPRLFVVLQGKHRGWPMTPAGLRSLFRHRRRRRILAIANPHRFRHTFGADMARAGVRLPVLQQMMGHADLKTTLQYVRLSMADVADEFRRALKKIAGRYRR; encoded by the coding sequence ATGACCAGTGGCTCGCGAAGCAGCGCCGACACGGGTCTGCGCGTAGCGCGCTCGGCCATCGGTCATACGCTGGTCGACGACAACGGCACGATTGCTGAGGCCAACGAGTTCCTCTCGGCGCTGCAGGTCCGCGGGCTATCGCCACGCACGGTTCGGGCGTACGCATTCGATCTACTGCTGCTCTATCGATGGATGCGCGCTGGCGGCCGAGCCCTCCAGCAGCTGGAAGCGCAGGACTTGTTGGGCTTCATCGCAGCTCAGCGCGAAGCCGGTGCGGAGCCACGGTCGATCAATCGGCGGCTGACGACAACCCGGCTCCTGTTCCGCTTCTGGATGAATCGAGAGCTTGGCGTCGGCCCTCGCGTGAGCCTGCCCGCTGCGCACTACAAGGGACCTGGCCGTGATCATGATCTCGGCCTTCACCGGCTCAGGCGGCGCGGAGTGCTCAAGCTGCGCGTCACGGAGCCGCGCAAGCTCGTCGAGCCCCTCACACCCGAGCAGGTGCGAGCCTTCCTTCGCAGCCTCACGCGCTACAGGGACTTGGCCATCGCCCATTTCATGCTCCTGTGCGGGCTTCGCTCGCACGAGGTGCTCGGGCTCGAGCTCGGTGACGTCATCTTCGGCGACAACCGCGTTCGGGTTCGCGGCAAAGGCGAGCGCGATCGCGCGCTGCCCCTGCCGCAGGTGCTCGCACGCACGCTGCGTCAGTATCTCGAGCTCGAAAGACCAAGGCAGTGCAACAAGCCCCGACTGTTCGTCGTCTTGCAGGGTAAACACCGCGGATGGCCCATGACGCCGGCTGGACTCAGGAGCCTGTTTCGGCATCGGCGTCGCCGTCGGATCCTCGCCATCGCCAACCCTCATCGCTTTCGACACACGTTCGGCGCCGACATGGCGCGCGCCGGAGTACGTTTGCCGGTTCTGCAACAGATGATGGGCCACGCCGACCTGAAAACGACTCTGCAGTACGTCCGGCTGTCCATGGCGGACGTGGCCGACGAATTCCGCCGTGCGCTCAAGAAAATCGCCGGCCGTTATCGGCGATGA
- a CDS encoding tyrosine-type recombinase/integrase, with product MARRNPFAHLPPFALEFLQSKPSAGVVLSQFHGWLKASYRPLLQLDRSEIDRFLQQLAKASVPEHARTRRRRVALMYFEWLHARGLLGFDPRCAWPRSNFPLPPSASRFLELLKPTHSLQCVRSYQTHLRQLHIWLNANHVSVVCLQRCHLESWLAWLHARGLAACTRVNAIQNVRAYLEWLEEQRLLSVPANTLIRSSDLPKLPNYLPRPVAPDIDLVLQRRLKKSGCIYQLGLLLMRCTGLRIGELIALPYQCTRSDHSGNTLLKVPLGKLATERLVPLDPSTVKLIAKLRRLGPRKRSWLLATATGHKTRYELYREALCKACRGLVFAESMTTHRLRHTYATSLLAAGMSLPSVMRLLGHTDYRMTLRYAEISGSTVHSEFAAALERIAERYPTVLPQAPSAPSPLDPMKSLSEVARYIQKRTQDDALDRHAARLLVRRARRLQADLRRLLRKSPR from the coding sequence ATGGCGCGTCGCAACCCCTTCGCCCATCTGCCGCCCTTCGCGCTCGAGTTCTTGCAGAGCAAGCCGAGCGCGGGTGTCGTTCTGAGCCAGTTTCATGGCTGGTTGAAGGCCAGTTACAGGCCGCTCCTGCAGCTCGACCGCTCGGAAATCGACCGATTCCTTCAGCAGTTGGCGAAGGCATCCGTTCCCGAGCATGCGCGCACCCGACGGCGTCGTGTGGCCCTGATGTATTTCGAGTGGCTCCATGCACGGGGTCTTCTCGGCTTCGACCCTCGGTGCGCTTGGCCGCGTTCGAATTTCCCGCTGCCTCCGTCTGCCAGCCGGTTTCTCGAATTGCTCAAGCCCACGCACAGTCTTCAGTGCGTGCGCAGCTATCAAACCCACCTCCGGCAGCTCCACATCTGGCTCAATGCCAACCACGTGTCCGTCGTCTGCCTGCAGCGTTGCCATCTCGAATCGTGGCTCGCGTGGCTGCATGCTCGCGGTTTGGCTGCCTGCACCCGAGTCAACGCGATCCAAAACGTGCGCGCATATCTCGAGTGGCTCGAGGAGCAACGCCTGCTCTCCGTGCCTGCCAACACCCTGATTCGTAGCAGTGACCTCCCGAAGCTACCGAACTACCTCCCGCGTCCGGTCGCGCCGGACATCGATCTCGTGCTCCAGCGCCGGCTCAAGAAGTCCGGCTGCATCTACCAGCTCGGCTTGCTCCTGATGCGATGCACCGGGCTTCGCATCGGCGAGCTGATCGCTTTGCCGTACCAATGCACCCGCTCGGACCACAGCGGCAACACCTTGCTCAAGGTCCCTCTCGGCAAGCTCGCCACCGAGCGGCTCGTTCCGCTCGACCCTTCCACCGTCAAGCTCATCGCAAAACTGCGGCGGTTGGGTCCCCGCAAACGCTCCTGGCTGCTCGCCACCGCCACAGGTCACAAAACCCGCTACGAGCTCTATCGAGAAGCCCTTTGCAAAGCCTGCCGCGGACTCGTGTTCGCTGAGTCCATGACGACTCATCGGCTCCGCCACACCTATGCGACCTCGCTCCTGGCTGCCGGAATGAGCCTTCCCTCCGTGATGAGGCTGCTCGGTCATACCGACTACCGCATGACTCTGCGGTACGCCGAGATCAGCGGCTCCACCGTCCATTCCGAGTTTGCCGCGGCACTCGAGCGAATTGCCGAGCGTTACCCAACCGTTCTCCCCCAGGCGCCGAGCGCACCTTCCCCTCTCGACCCGATGAAGTCGCTGTCCGAGGTCGCTCGATACATCCAGAAACGCACCCAAGACGACGCACTCGATCGCCACGCCGCACGCTTGCTCGTTCGGCGTGCTCGCCGACTGCAAGCCGATCTTCGCAGACTGCTTCGCAAATCTCCCCGCTGA